One stretch of Arachis hypogaea cultivar Tifrunner chromosome 20, arahy.Tifrunner.gnm2.J5K5, whole genome shotgun sequence DNA includes these proteins:
- the LOC112782582 gene encoding pentatricopeptide repeat-containing protein At5g27110 — protein sequence MDARKLLSLLKASVTSKSLKQGKLIHQKVVTLGLQSDVSFCRNLISLYVSCHLYDFAKHAFDTIENPSEISLWNGLMAGYSKNYMYVEALELFEKFLHYPYLKPDSYTYPSVLKACGGLRRVILGKMIHTCLVKAGLMTDIVVGSSLVGMYAKCNALEYAIKIFEEMPEKDVASWNTVISCYYQNGKFEVALRYFSIMRGFGFEPDSVTITTAISSCARLLDLKRGREIHKELINSGFQLDSFISSALVDMYGKCGDLENAIEVFEQMPKRTVVAWNSLIAGYGLKGDIISCIQHFRRMYNEGIKPTLTTLSSIVMVCSRSARLLEGKFVHGYIIRNNIQPDIFINTSLMDLYFKCGKVGSAEAIFKLIPKTNAVSWNVMISGYMTAGKFFEAYDVFSDMRQAHVEADAITFTSVLAACSQLAALEKGKEVHKLIIESNLEDNEVVMGALLDMYAKCGAVDEAFGIFRILPERDLVSWTSMITAYGSHGRAHEALKLFADMLQWNVKPDRVTFLAILSACSHAGLVDEGCYYFNEMINVYGIMPRVEHYSCLIDLLGRAGRLNEAYEILQRNPSITDDVGLLSTLFSACRLHRNLDLGVKIARMLIDKNPDDPSTYIILSNMYASVQKWDEMRMVRSKMKKLGLKKNPGCSWTEINQKIQPFFSEDNSRWHLESIKKCLWYLTSHMEDESISFIHFDTETQIYY from the coding sequence ATGGATGCAAGAAAACTTCTATCCCTTTTGAAAGCCAGTGTGACTTCCAAGTCACTTAAGCAAGGGAAACTCATCCATCAGAAGGTTGTGACTTTGGGGTTGCAAAGTGATGTTTCCTTTTGCAGGAACCTGATTAGCCTGTAtgtttcttgtcatttatatgaTTTTGCAAAGCATGCTTTTGATACCATTGAAAATCCAAGTGAGATTTCTTTGTGGAATGGCCTAATGGCTGGTTACTCTAAGAATTACATGTATGTGGAAGCTCTAGAGCTTTTTGAGAAGTTCTTGCATTACCCTTACCTTAAACCTGATAGTTATACTTACCCGAGTGTTCTCAAGGCTTGTGGCGGGTTGAGAAGAGTCATCTTAGGGAAAATGATTCATACCTGTTTGGTAAAAGCTGGTTTAATGACAGACATTGTAGTTGGAAGCTCTCTTGTCGGTATGTATGCTAAATGCAATGCACTTGAGTATGCTATAAAGATTTTTGAGGAAATGCCTGAAAAGGATGTGGCAAGCTGGAATACAGTGATTTCTTGTTATTACCAAAATGGAAAATTCGAAGTGGCCCTACGTTATTTTAGCATAATGAGAGGATTTGGTTTTGAGCCTGATTCAGTTACAATCACAACAGCTATTTCCTCATGTGCTAGACTTTTGGATTTGAAGAGGGGAAGGGAAATTCACAAGGAGTTAATTAATAGTGGGTTTCAGCTAGATAGTTTCATTAGTTCTGCTCTTGTTGACATGTATGGAAAATGCGGTGACCTAGAAAATGCCATAGAGGTTTTTGAGCAAATGCCCAAAAGGACCGTGGTTGCTTGGAATTCCTTGATTGCAGGATATGGTTTGAAAGGTGACATCATTTCATGTATTCAACATTTTAGGAGGATGTACAATGAGGGAATCAAGCCAACTTTGACTACTTTAAGTAGCATAGTAATGGTTTGTTCACGATCAGCTCGATTACTAGAGGGGAAATTCGTGCATGGATATATAATACGAAACAACATACAAcctgatatttttattaataccTCCCTAATGGATTTATACTTCAAATGTGGAAAGGTTGGGTCAGCTGAAGCCATCTTTAAGTTAATACCGAAGACAAATGCCGTTTCTTGGAACGTCATGATTTCTGGATATATGACGGCAGGGAAATTTTTTGAAGCCTATGACGTGTTTAGTGACATGAGACAAGCTCATGTAGAAGCAGATGCTATTACTTTTACTAGTGTTTTAGCTGCTTGTTCACAACTAGCAGCTCTAGAAAAGGGTAAAGAGGTTCACAAATTGATTATTGAGAGCAACTTAGAAGACAATGAAGTAGTTATGGGGGCTCTTCTTGATATGTATGCAAAGTGTGGTGCTGTTGATGAAGCATTTggtatttttagaattttaccGGAGAGAGATTTGGTGTCTTGGACTTCGATGATTACAGCTTATGGGTCCCATGGCCGGGCCCATGAAGCTTTAAAACTCTTTGCTGACATGCTTCAGTGGAATGTGAAACCTGACAGAGTTACTTTTCTTGCCATATTATCTGCTTGTAGCCATGCAGGGTTGGTGGATGAAGGATGCTATTATTTCAACGAAATGATCAATGTTTATGGCATTATGCCAAGAGTTGAGCATTATTCATGCTTAATTGATCTTCTTGGACGTGCTGGAAGATTAAATGAAGCCTATGAGATTCTGCAAAGAAATCCTTCAATCACGGATGATGTTGGGTTGTTAAGCACATTATTTTCTGCATGTCGTTTGCACAGAAATCTTGATTTGGGGGTTAAAATTGCAAGAATGCTAATTGACAAGAATCCTGATGATCCATCAACCTATATTATCCTGTCAAATATGTATGCATCTGTTCAAAAGTGGGATGAAATGCGGATGGTGAGATCAAAAATGAAAAAGCTTGGACTGAAGAAGAATCCAGGATGCAGTTGGACGGAGATTAACCAAAAGATTCAACCCTTCTTTTCGGAAGACAATTCCCGATGGCATTTGGAATCAATTAAAAAATGTCTTTGGTATCTTACTAGTCACATGGAAGACGAGTCTATATCATTTATCCATTTTGATACTGAAACTCAGATATATTACTAG
- the LOC140182948 gene encoding uncharacterized protein, producing MMFMNKDSDPILCRTFPTFLDGASLIWFSNLPEGSISNFDELADQFVNHFAASKIYVHNSDYLSTIKQGPNESLKDYMTREEERRNRQSNSRTDQRTFRLTPNFDNDTPLNAKREDIINDILHSKLIKPPNRAGTYQDQRHVDRSKYCAFHQKYGHTTDDCVIARDVFEKLARQGLLDKYIDSRGRKRSTDELGQQSKISDNSRDKGKKVDNDINLPCRIINCISGGFTGGGCTNSARKRSYRAMMTMTKSTPSQPVNRDKPEISFTPEDYEANDQNLDDPVVITAQVGEPLVKKILMDPGSNADVLF from the exons ATGATGTTCATGAATAAGGATTCCGACCCAATCTTATGCCGTACTTTCCCAACTTTCCTAGATGGAGCCTCCCTGATTTGGTTTTCCAACCTCCCTGAAGGCTCCATTTCTAACTTCGACGAACTAGCAGACCAGTTCGTCAACCACTTCGCCGCATCCAAAATATACGTCCATAACTCCGATTACCTAAGCACCATCAAACAAGGACCAAACGAAAGCCTCAAAGACTATATGACCAG GGAGGAGGAAAGGCGGAACAGACAATCAAACAGCAGGACGGATCAAAGAACGTTCAGACTAACACCCAACTTCGACAACGACACCCCCCTCAATGCCAAAAGGGAGGACATCATAAATGACATATTGCACTCAAAACTTATCAAGCCTCCAAACAGGGCCGGTACATATCAAGACCAGCGTCACGTGGATAGGTCAAAATACTGCGCCTTCCACCAAAAGTACGGCCACACTACAGACGACTGCGTAATAGCCAGAGATGTCTTCGAAAAGCTCGCCCGCCAAGGGCTGCTGGACAAATACATTGACAGCCGAGGAAGGAAGCGAAGCACAGACGAGCTCGGCCAACAATCCAAAATATCCGACAATTCCCGAGATAAGGGGAAAAAGGTAGATAACGATATCAATCTGCCTTGCAGAATAATAAACTGTATTTCTGGCGGTTTTACAGGCGGCGGTTGCACAAACTCGGCAAGAAAGAGATCATACCGAGCTATGATGACGATGACAAAATCAACTCCATCCCAACCTGTCAACAGAGACAAACCAGAAATCTCATTCACCCCCGAAGACTATGAGGCAAATGATCAAAACCTAGACGACCCCGTCGTCATTACCGCGCAGGTCGGTGAACCATTAGTAAAGAAAATCCTCATGGACCCCGGAAGCAACGCAGACGTGCTGTTCTAG
- the LOC140182947 gene encoding uncharacterized protein, which translates to MLGTELYKRGFTRPLLRCLNSAEAKLAVDEVHEGVCGTYIGGRGLAAKILRAGYYWPTLKQDCMAEPANKIILQGLRKKLDDSKGEWAELIPEALWSYNTTEQSSTRKTPFKLVYGSDAMIPIEVSLPNIRTTNTNETDKVEARKAKLDLIEEERNKSALDQLASKRAIARKYNRKLKPRNFTEGDLVLRKVEDVRKPQGHGKLSANWEGSYRIQQVIGKGAYKIQKLNGTTLPNTWNVSSLKMYFS; encoded by the exons ATGCTCGGAACAGAACTATACAAAAGAGGATTTACAAGACCCCTTCTACGATGTCTAAACTCGGCAGAAGCCAAATTGGCAGTAGATGAAGTGCATGAAGGAGTCTGTGGAACATACATCGGCGGCCGAGGCCTAGCCGCCAAAATACTACGAGCAGGCTACTACTGGCCGACGCTAAAACAAGATTGCATGG CTGAGCCTGCCAATAAGATAATTTTGCAGGGCCTCAGAAAGAAGCTCGACGACTCAAAAGGAGAATGGGCCGAGCTTATTCCTGAAGCACTGTGGAGCTATAACACAACagaacaatcatcaacaaggaaAACCCCCTTCAAGCTCGTCTATGGAAGCGATGCCATGATACCTATCGAAGTATCTCTACCAAACATCAGAACAACAAACACAAATGAAACCGACAAGGTTGAAGCCAGGAAAGCCAAGCTGGACCTCATAGAGGAGGAACGAAACAAATCAGCATTAGACCAACTAGCATCCAAGCGAGCTATAGCTCGGAAATACAATCGAAAACTCAAACCGAGGAATTTCACAGAAGGAGACCTCGTACTCAGAAAGGTCGAAGACGTACGAAAACCACAGGGGCATGGTAAACTAAGTGCCAATTGGGAAGGTTCGTACCGAATCCAACAAGTTATCGGCAAAGGAGCCTACAAGATACAAAAGCTCAATGGAACCACCCTACCAAACACTTGGAATGTATCATCTTTGAAAATGTACTTTAGCTAA